A genomic region of Clavibacter michiganensis subsp. insidiosus contains the following coding sequences:
- a CDS encoding lipopolysaccharide biosynthesis protein, with amino-acid sequence MPASPASAPGPETPPAATQGLGARAARGAIVTIGAQLVRILIQVASVVVLARLLTPTDYGLLAMVLAIIGVGEIFRDFGLSNAAIQARDLSRTQRDNLWWINAGIGLVLAALVFCAAWPLAAVFGHDELIPIAHALSLTFVFNGLATQYRASLTRSLRFRALATADVTAPAVALLVAIVGALLGWGYWALVAQQLTQTLVLLGLAVGFARWIPRLPRRGEPMGPLLRFGWNMVSSQMVGYVSNNIDTFLVGLRFGAGSLGIYNRAFQLLMTPLAQIRSPLTTVAIPVLSRLADEQRRFADYVARGQLALGYTLGAGLGLVAATAAPITAVFLGPQWDSVAPILRLLAIAGIFDTLAFVGYWVYVSRGLTGDLFRFSLLSAVIKVTCILVGSSFGIVGIAAGYAAAPAICWPISLWWLSRKAPIPTRRLYMGALRIIGVVGTVSVATGALLALVDTGSDVLQLLAGVGTTAVLYALAVALVPAVRRDVRGVLDLARVLPKARRGSGSAPTPAPAAADAADAPADPARAVEPTGARVTS; translated from the coding sequence GTGCCCGCGTCGCCCGCGTCCGCTCCCGGCCCGGAGACGCCGCCCGCCGCCACGCAGGGCCTCGGCGCCCGCGCGGCCCGTGGCGCCATCGTCACGATCGGCGCGCAGCTCGTCCGCATCCTCATCCAGGTCGCGTCGGTCGTCGTCCTCGCCCGGCTCCTCACGCCCACCGACTACGGCCTGCTCGCGATGGTGCTCGCGATCATCGGCGTCGGCGAGATCTTTCGCGACTTCGGCCTCTCCAACGCGGCCATCCAGGCGCGCGACCTCAGCCGCACCCAGCGCGACAACCTCTGGTGGATCAACGCCGGCATCGGCCTCGTGCTCGCCGCCCTCGTCTTCTGCGCCGCCTGGCCGCTCGCGGCGGTCTTCGGCCACGACGAGCTGATCCCCATCGCGCACGCCCTCAGCCTCACCTTCGTCTTCAACGGCCTCGCGACGCAGTACCGCGCGAGCCTCACCCGCAGCCTCCGCTTCCGCGCGCTCGCGACGGCGGACGTCACGGCGCCCGCGGTCGCGCTCCTCGTCGCCATCGTCGGCGCGCTCCTCGGCTGGGGCTACTGGGCGCTCGTCGCGCAGCAGCTCACGCAGACCCTCGTGCTGCTCGGTCTCGCGGTCGGCTTCGCCCGGTGGATCCCGCGCCTCCCGCGCCGCGGCGAGCCCATGGGACCGCTGCTGCGGTTCGGCTGGAACATGGTGTCCAGCCAGATGGTCGGCTACGTCAGCAACAACATCGACACGTTCCTCGTCGGCCTCCGCTTCGGCGCCGGGTCGCTCGGCATCTACAACCGCGCGTTCCAGCTGCTGATGACGCCGCTCGCGCAGATCCGCAGCCCGCTCACCACGGTCGCGATCCCGGTGCTCTCGCGCCTCGCCGACGAGCAGCGCCGCTTCGCCGACTACGTCGCCCGCGGCCAGCTCGCCCTCGGCTACACGCTGGGCGCGGGCCTCGGCCTCGTCGCGGCGACGGCCGCCCCGATCACCGCGGTGTTCCTCGGCCCGCAGTGGGACAGCGTCGCGCCGATCCTCCGCCTCCTCGCCATCGCCGGGATCTTCGACACCCTCGCCTTCGTCGGCTACTGGGTCTACGTGTCGCGGGGCCTCACGGGCGACCTCTTCCGCTTCTCGCTGCTGAGCGCCGTGATCAAGGTCACCTGCATCCTCGTCGGATCCTCCTTCGGCATCGTCGGCATCGCCGCCGGCTACGCCGCGGCCCCCGCCATCTGCTGGCCGATCTCCCTGTGGTGGCTGTCGCGCAAGGCGCCCATCCCGACGCGCCGGCTCTACATGGGCGCCCTCCGGATCATCGGCGTCGTGGGGACGGTCAGCGTCGCCACGGGTGCGCTCCTCGCCCTGGTCGACACCGGATCCGACGTGCTGCAGCTCCTCGCCGGCGTCGGCACGACCGCGGTGCTGTACGCGCTCGCGGTCGCCCTCGTCCCGGCCGTGCGCCGCGACGTCCGCGGGGTGCTCGACCTCGCGCGCGTGCTGCCGAAGGCACGCCGGGGGAGCGGCTCGGCGCCGACGCCCGCGCCGGCCGCCGCCGACGCCGCTGACGCCCCCGCCGATCCGGCCCGCGCCGTCGAGCCCACCGGCGCCCGCGTCACGTCCTAG
- a CDS encoding glycosyl transferase: MTVPARPPGRDLVVLQSSQAPRPTTNPYIVMLGRALAATPGVRPLHFSWRTALTRRYDVFHVHWPEILVDGHSPLKKAVRQALTVVLLAKLTLGRIPIVRTVHNLERPQGISRRESLLLALLERMTTLRVRVNPITEIPADQPHATILHGHYRDWFRDEPRADSVPGRLGYVGLVRRYKGVEQLVAAFRGAGDAGADLSLRIGGNPSSEELAGTIRALAGGDDRIRLDLRFQSDAELVDIVTSSELVVLPYRFMHNSGGALAALSLDRPVLVPDNAVNRALAEEVGPGWIHLFDGDLTPEELLRATEAVRTDARASSPDLAGRDWDRAGTAHASAYRRALRIRRGVERG, translated from the coding sequence ATGACCGTCCCCGCCCGTCCGCCCGGCCGCGACCTCGTCGTCCTCCAGTCGTCGCAGGCGCCGCGCCCCACGACGAACCCGTACATCGTGATGCTCGGCCGCGCGCTCGCGGCGACCCCCGGCGTCCGCCCGCTGCACTTCAGCTGGCGCACCGCGCTCACCCGCCGCTACGACGTGTTCCACGTGCACTGGCCCGAGATCCTCGTCGACGGGCACAGCCCGCTGAAGAAGGCGGTCCGCCAGGCGCTCACCGTCGTCCTCCTCGCGAAGCTGACGCTCGGCCGGATCCCGATCGTCCGCACCGTGCACAACCTCGAGCGGCCGCAGGGCATCAGCCGGCGCGAGTCGCTGCTGCTCGCGCTCCTGGAGCGGATGACGACGCTGCGCGTGCGCGTGAATCCGATCACGGAGATCCCGGCCGACCAGCCGCACGCCACGATCCTGCACGGCCACTACCGCGACTGGTTCCGCGACGAGCCGCGGGCCGACTCCGTGCCCGGCCGCCTCGGCTACGTGGGCCTGGTCCGCCGGTACAAGGGCGTCGAGCAGCTCGTCGCGGCGTTCCGCGGCGCGGGCGACGCGGGCGCCGACCTGTCGCTGCGCATCGGCGGCAACCCGTCGAGCGAGGAGCTCGCCGGCACGATCCGCGCGCTCGCCGGGGGCGACGACCGGATCCGCCTCGACCTCCGCTTCCAGTCCGACGCCGAGCTCGTGGACATCGTCACGTCGTCCGAGCTCGTCGTGCTGCCCTACCGCTTCATGCACAACTCGGGCGGCGCGCTCGCGGCCCTCTCGCTCGACCGGCCGGTGCTCGTGCCCGACAACGCCGTGAACCGCGCGCTCGCCGAGGAGGTCGGCCCGGGCTGGATCCACCTGTTCGACGGCGACCTGACCCCGGAGGAGCTGCTCCGCGCGACCGAGGCCGTGCGCACGGACGCGCGCGCGTCATCGCCCGACCTCGCCGGCCGCGACTGGGACCGGGCCGGCACCGCGCACGCGTCCGCGTACCGGCGCGCGCTCCGGATCCGCCGCGGGGTCGAGCGGGGCTGA